The window TGATCCGCGCCAACTACAAGGACCGCTTCGGCGCCTCGGTGGGTTACCTCACCGGCGACCTGACGGCAATGTCGGTCAACGCCTGAACACCACGGTGTTGTTGTGAAGGCGGCCTGCGGGCCGCCTTTTTTTCGTCAACCGAGCCTGTGATTCGGATGCACAGGCTCGCGTCAAATGCTGCGCAGCTGGACACGCTGCGACAGGGCCTCCGCGCTCTCGCGCCGCTCGCTGTAGCGGTCGACCAGGTACTCCGCGCAATCGCGCGTGAGCAGCGTGAACTTCACCAATTCTTCCATCACATCGACCACGCGTTCGTAATACGGCGAGGGCTTCATGCGTCCGTTTTCCTCGAACTCGAGGAAGGCCTTGGCCACCGACGACTGGTTGGGGATGGTGATCATGCGCATCCAGCGGCCGAGCACGCGCAGTTGGTTCACGGCGTTGAACGACTGCGAACCACCGGACACCTCCATCACCGCCAGCGTCTTGCCCTGTGTGGGCCGCACCGAGCCCACGGACAGCGGAATCCAGTCGATCTGCGCCTTCA of the Rhodoferax koreense genome contains:
- the arsH gene encoding arsenical resistance protein ArsH produces the protein MAKPWSTRRASVSANPDLPNLDAQYFRKPDLRQLLPAAHAAHAPRILLLYGSVRERSYSRLLTEEAARLLQAMGADTRIYDPRGLPLPDGAPEDHPKVQELRDLAQWSEGMVWCSPERHGAMTGIMKAQIDWIPLSVGSVRPTQGKTLAVMEVSGGSQSFNAVNQLRVLGRWMRMITIPNQSSVAKAFLEFEENGRMKPSPYYERVVDVMEELVKFTLLTRDCAEYLVDRYSERRESAEALSQRVQLRSI